ATTTCCATACACGATGCGTGTGGTTTCCGACATTTTGGAATCGAACGGATCGTCATCGATGGCGTCGGTTTGTGGCGGCACATTGGCTGCAATGGACGGCGGCGTGCCAATTAAAAGCCCTGTGGCCGGGATTGCAATGGGATTAATTAAGGAAGGCGAGCGCTACGCGGTGCTTTCCGATATTTTGGGCAACGAAGATCATCTTGGCGACATGGACTTTAAGGTTGCCGGAACAATTGATGGCATCACCGCTTGCCAGATGGACATTAAAATCGACGGTCTGGATTATGCGATTGTAGAGAAAGCGCTTGAACAAGCTCGCCAGGGAAGAATGCACATTTTGAAAATCATGGACGAGGCGATTACCTCACCGCGTCAAGAGCTTGCTAAATATGCCCCGCGCCTAACGACTATTCAAATTCCTGTGGATGCAATCGGTGCTGTGATTGGAAAGGGAGGCGAAACAATTCGTGCTCTCACATCTGAAACCAATACTGAAATAGATATCGCTGATGATGGAACGGTTACCATTGCATCGGTTTCGTCAGAGGGCAGTGCGGCAGCTGTGGATGCCATCAAATTGCTGGTGTCTGACCCGGAAGTTGGAATGGTGTATAATGGAAAAGTCAAGGAGGTTCGCGATGATCTTGGTGCCATTGTTGAGATTCTTCCTGGCGTAACCGGGTTGTTGCATATTTCGGAGCTTTCGCACCAGCGTGGCACAAAGCCGAGCGACATTTTGAAAGTGGGTCAAAAAACAAAGGTCAAGCTAATTCGGATGGCCAAAGATCCGAAAGATCCGCGTCGAACCCGCTATTCACTTTCTATGAAAGTTTTGGTAGAACCTCCTGCTGAAGATGGCCAAAAAGAGAATGAATAAAGCGAAAAGTAATTTCGATTTTTGTCGAACTTTCTAATCAATTAAAGGACTTTTGAAGCGTGTAAAAAACTTACAAAAGTCCTTTTTCATTATATCAGATTTTTTCTGCGTATTCGGTTGGCTCAAGCTGCAATGCCGCCTCTCCTTTTCAGATGCTGCGCTACGGAAAAGTGTAAATCCCTTTGAAATGCAAGGCTTTTGTTATAATATACCTGAATAACATTGTTGGTTAAAAGTTGTTTGAGTATGAAAGGTACGGAACAAATTCATGAAAATGGGACTGATGCGAAAGTAGAAGAGCTGGTATTTCATGGACATGGTGCCTCAAAAGGAATTGCGATAGGCAACGCATTTGTTTTTAGACGAGAAAAAATCACACCTGAAAGTAGAACCCTCCCGAAATCGCAGGTTGAGCATGAACTTTCTCGTTTGCAAACCGCTCTTGAGCGGTCAGAAAAAGAATTGCGCAAAATTGAGGCCGTTACGGTAAGGAAATTGGGCGAGATCTTTTCAGATATTTTTTCTGCGCAAATCATGATGCTTCACGATGAGGTGCTGATTAGCCGAATTCGTGGACGAATTTGCGAGGAATTGCAATATGCCGATGCCATTGTCGACCAAGAAATTTCGATTTACCAAGAAATGATGCTGGCTTCCGACGACATGGCTTTTCGCGAGCGCGCAACAGATATTGAGGATTTAAAAGAGCGCATCATTCGAAATCTGCATTCAGGTTCTATTACTTCTCGCGTAGATGAAGATTCTATAGTCATTTCGAGCATGTTAACGCCTGCCGATGTGGTGCTTTTCAGCCGACAGAATGTGATGGGTTGTGCCACAGATGGCGGGGGTTTAACCTCACACGTTTCTTTGATTTGTCGTTCGTTGAACATTCCAATGGTTGTTGGCCTTCACAATATTTCCGAAAAAGTGCATACTGGGCAGCCCGTAATTCTCGATGGCATTTCGGGAACGGTGTTTGTGAATCCAACGCCTGAGCGCCTCGAGGAATATATGCGTCGCAAAGAACGCGTAGAGGAAATGGCTTCTCGCTTAACAGAGTTTGCGGAAAAAGATACATATACGAAGTGCGGAAAGCGTGTTCATATCTATTCGAACATCGATTTTAAAGAAGAGCTATCCGTCATGGAAAAGTACGGGTCCGAAGGAGTTGGGCTGTATCGTAGTGAAAGTCTTTTTGTCTCGCGGGGAAAAGCGCCCAGCGAAGAGGAACAGTATAATTACTATAAGGATTTGGCCGCGTGTCTTGCGCCAAAACCACTGACGATTCGCCTGTTTGATGTTGGCGGCGACAAGCTTTTGGTTTCTTCCTATAAAGAGCAAAATCCAAATTTGGGTTGGCGAGGCATTCGGGTTCTGATTGATGTGCCCGATATTTTGGAGAACCAAGTTCGTGCGATGCTTCGGGCAAATGTTCATGGGAACATAAAAATGCTTTTGCCCATGATTGCCTCAATGGAAGAAGTTTTTTTGATCAAAAGGCGCATCAGCGAAATTTCCCAAAAGCTAAAAAGTGAGAGGGCCTTGTTTAATGAGGCATTGCCGATTGGCGTAATGGTTGAAATGCCAGCTGCTGTGGAAATTGTGGACGAGCTTTTGGCTGAAGTCGATTTTCTGAGCGTTGGCACAAACGATCTGATTCAATATACCCTTGCGGTCGATCGCAACAACGACGTCGTGCAAGATTTGTATAGAAAATTTCATCCAGCGATTATTCGCATGATTGCACGTGTCATAAAGCGAGCCAAACACGCAGGAAGCAGTGTTTCTATTTGCGGAGAAATGGCTGCCGATCCGCTTGCAGCACCACTTTTGTTAGGGTTAGGATTGGACGAATTCAGCGTTGTGAATTCCAGCATTCCTGAGTTGAAAAAAACGATTTCCTCCTGTGCAATTCAAGATGCTGAGCAGCTTGCAGCGCGATGCTTGGAACTGCCAACAACGGAAAAAATTGAACAGACGCTAAAACACTTTAGCGTTCATAACACATAGCCACTTTCTAAATCTGAAAAATTTCTCCAATTATTTGCAAGGCATTAAAATAATTGGAGAAATAAAATCCCCGCTGCAATTCCCAGCACATCAGCAACTAAGTCTTTAACGCTGAAGATATTTCTTGGATTTCTATTGTCGTTTACTTCTTTGCCAAATCCGAGAAAAAACGTTAGGCCTGCGCCTGAGATTGTTGCTGCACTTTGATCAAAGCCAAGCAAATTGTCGCCAAGCGTTTTCAGCCCAACGGTAAAAACGAATGAATAGCTGAAATGCAAAAGTTTATCGTGGCCAAACCATCGATCGTTTTTTAGCGCGATTTCTTTGTAGTCAATTGGCGACGGAAGCGCTTCTGTGTTGGCGCTGCCGACTTGTAGCAGGCTATCTTGAGAAACCGGCCAAACGAAAAAAGAGCCAGGCAAAAAATGCCGTTCGCCAAGTTTTCTAAAAGCATAAGTTGCGTTATCAGGCTCAGAATCGCAGAAATAGTGCTTCTCGAAAGCATGTGCGGAATTTGTAAGGAAAATCATGAAAATGAGTGTAGCGAGGCAGGAATAGCGTGTCATGTTTCTTGAGATGGATTTGGCGGAGAGGTCTGCTTTGTACAAATAATGACGCTTAAAATGCGTTGTCCTAGAATTTTTTCAATTTCAATATCAAGGTTTTCGTATTGGATGTGCTGTTTTTCGTTTGGAATTCCACCGCATAAATTCAAAATAAATCCGCCGAGTGTGTCAAAATCGTCGCTGTAATCTGATTCTTTATTTGGGTGGTGAATTGGCAAATTGAGCACTTCAAAAGCTTCTTCAATGGGAATGCGCGCATCAAAACGGTAGCAGTCGGTGCCAATTTGTTTGTAGTCTGCTTGAGAAGGTGGTGTGGCAGCAAGTTCTCCCAAAATTTCCTGGATAATGTCGTCTAACGTCACGATGCCTGATGTCCCGCCATATTCGTCGACGACAATGGCGACTTGAGTATGTTTTTTTTGAAATGTTTTTAAAAGATCATCTAAGCGTTGGGTTTCTGGGACAAAAATCGGCGGGCGCGCATTTTTGTGCCAATCTTCCGGTTTCAGCTGTCGCTTTGCGTTTGTGAATTTGACAAGATCTTTGGCGTGGAGCACCCCCAAAATATTGTCAAGGTCATCTTCATAAAGCGGAATTTTGGATATTTTTTTATTTCGGATCAATTCAACAAGTTCATCCCACGAAGCCTCTGTGTCAATGGCACAGATATCCGCGCGAGGCGTCATAATTTTTCGAACGATTTGCTCGCGAAAGTCCAAGATATTTTCAATGAGTAGGTGTTCTGTGTCGGTAAGTTCTCCACGCTCAAGGCCAGATTCAGCGAGCGCTTTGATTTCCTCGTTGGTTAAGCTGCTTACCGAGAGCGATTTCATGCCTTTTATCCGAACCGTGACTTTTTCAAAGATTTTTGTCAGGAAAATAACAATCGTTGAAAGGGGATAAAAAATGATATTTCCAACCAATACAAAAGGTGCTGCAAGCTTGCTGACTTTTTCAGGATGAATAGATGCAAGAAGTTTAGGCAGATTTTCCCCCAGTAGCATAACCACGAGTAAGCTAATTAGTGCATTGAGGCTATGAGCAAGCGCTGGCAAAACCTGATAGTCCCTCACAATTTTATCGGTGAGAAAAATCGAAACCACAAACACAGAAAGGTTGCTCATGGTATTTCCGATGGTAAGAGTAGTCGTTACCCGTTTCTGATTTTGAAGTAATTTAAGGAGGCCATGAAAAGATGGATCGCTTTTGGCCTGTTCTTTCAGTTTCGTTTCATCTAAGGTGAAAAAGGCGGCCTCTGTTCCTGAAAAAAAAGCAGAAAAGAATAGCAGAAGAAAATAGGCAACCAAATATGGAATGTAAGGTAGTATGGCCTCGATGATAAGCTCCTTTAGTGATTATGTCGTTGGCCTATTTCTAACAGCGCAGACAATTTTTTCATAGGTCAAAAAATTAAGCAAATAATCGAAGCCAAAACTGAATTTTAGGCATTAGAACGGTAAGTCATCTTTTTCTGGCTCAGATGGCATATTGGAGCCGGCATTTGACTGTTGCGGTGGCGCTGAGCTATAATTTGATGCCTGCGATGAAGTATTCGGTGCATTATATTGAGGTGATGGGCTACCATAGTAATCTCCTTGAGGCGGATAGTAAGATGGGTCAGGCATACCGCCTCCTTGTGCGGAGCCTAACATGACTAATTCAGTACAAACAATTTCTGTCATATAGCGCTTTTCGCCACTTTTTTGATCATCCCAACTTCTTGTTTGAAGCTTTCCTTCGATATAAACTTGCTTTCCTTTTCTCAAGTATTGCTTGCTGATGTCCGCTAATTTTCCCCAAACAACAATGCGATGCCATTCAGTGCGTTCCCTAAATTCTCCTGTGCTATCTTTAAAACTTTCATTAGTCGCAAGACTAAAATTTGCAACAGAATGACCGTTAGGTGTAACTCGTAGATCCGGGTCTGTTCCAAGATTGCCGATAAGCATCACTTTATTTAAACCTCTTGCCATAAAAACAATGTTATTTTGGTTTTAGGGGAAAATCTATAATTCTTTTTTACGCGAAGAGAAATTACAAAACAATTATGAAAAAGCAATTTCTCTTTGAGCTCTGATAGCATTTGTGTAAAATAGCCGCATTTTTTGCAAAAAAAGCAAAAAAATAATCTTAATAAATGCAAAAAAAAGAAATTATAACGTTACTTTTGGGTTTCCCATTTCGGAGGAAAAGTGGGCCGATAAAATTTGTACGAAAAAATTAGTTGAAATTTTTGTTTTTAACTGGGAAACGTATAACTTTGCAGCCCTCAGTTTTAGCATTAAAGTGTGCTCAAACTCTAATTTTTGGGGTTTTTGAGTGTTTAAAAAAGAATTGAAGTTACTAGAATAGAATGCCAACAATTCAGCAGCTAGTTAGAG
Above is a window of Chloroherpeton thalassium ATCC 35110 DNA encoding:
- the ptsP gene encoding phosphoenolpyruvate--protein phosphotransferase — translated: MKGTEQIHENGTDAKVEELVFHGHGASKGIAIGNAFVFRREKITPESRTLPKSQVEHELSRLQTALERSEKELRKIEAVTVRKLGEIFSDIFSAQIMMLHDEVLISRIRGRICEELQYADAIVDQEISIYQEMMLASDDMAFRERATDIEDLKERIIRNLHSGSITSRVDEDSIVISSMLTPADVVLFSRQNVMGCATDGGGLTSHVSLICRSLNIPMVVGLHNISEKVHTGQPVILDGISGTVFVNPTPERLEEYMRRKERVEEMASRLTEFAEKDTYTKCGKRVHIYSNIDFKEELSVMEKYGSEGVGLYRSESLFVSRGKAPSEEEQYNYYKDLAACLAPKPLTIRLFDVGGDKLLVSSYKEQNPNLGWRGIRVLIDVPDILENQVRAMLRANVHGNIKMLLPMIASMEEVFLIKRRISEISQKLKSERALFNEALPIGVMVEMPAAVEIVDELLAEVDFLSVGTNDLIQYTLAVDRNNDVVQDLYRKFHPAIIRMIARVIKRAKHAGSSVSICGEMAADPLAAPLLLGLGLDEFSVVNSSIPELKKTISSCAIQDAEQLAARCLELPTTEKIEQTLKHFSVHNT
- a CDS encoding DUF2279 domain-containing protein, with the protein product MIFLTNSAHAFEKHYFCDSEPDNATYAFRKLGERHFLPGSFFVWPVSQDSLLQVGSANTEALPSPIDYKEIALKNDRWFGHDKLLHFSYSFVFTVGLKTLGDNLLGFDQSAATISGAGLTFFLGFGKEVNDNRNPRNIFSVKDLVADVLGIAAGILFLQLF
- a CDS encoding hemolysin family protein, whose amino-acid sequence is MVAYFLLLFFSAFFSGTEAAFFTLDETKLKEQAKSDPSFHGLLKLLQNQKRVTTTLTIGNTMSNLSVFVVSIFLTDKIVRDYQVLPALAHSLNALISLLVVMLLGENLPKLLASIHPEKVSKLAAPFVLVGNIIFYPLSTIVIFLTKIFEKVTVRIKGMKSLSVSSLTNEEIKALAESGLERGELTDTEHLLIENILDFREQIVRKIMTPRADICAIDTEASWDELVELIRNKKISKIPLYEDDLDNILGVLHAKDLVKFTNAKRQLKPEDWHKNARPPIFVPETQRLDDLLKTFQKKHTQVAIVVDEYGGTSGIVTLDDIIQEILGELAATPPSQADYKQIGTDCYRFDARIPIEEAFEVLNLPIHHPNKESDYSDDFDTLGGFILNLCGGIPNEKQHIQYENLDIEIEKILGQRILSVIICTKQTSPPNPSQET
- a CDS encoding single-stranded DNA-binding protein; the encoded protein is MARGLNKVMLIGNLGTDPDLRVTPNGHSVANFSLATNESFKDSTGEFRERTEWHRIVVWGKLADISKQYLRKGKQVYIEGKLQTRSWDDQKSGEKRYMTEIVCTELVMLGSAQGGGMPDPSYYPPQGDYYGSPSPQYNAPNTSSQASNYSSAPPQQSNAGSNMPSEPEKDDLPF